AGTATAATGCAGTTTTTGTGCCGTAAGTACCTTATTTTATACTCacatttcatcatatgattttacaTGTTAATAATGAAGCTGTTTCTTGTTTGACATTTTCATTGTGGATAATCCTGAGCATATATGTAGTAAACATCTGTACTGTTTACTGTTTCATTTTGGTCAAGAACTGGACCTTGACCAGTTGGCTAGAGGCACCTGGGTGTGAGTGCAGCCTGCTCGTTTGAGCTTCTGTGCTCCACACAGGGTGCCTCATGGTTGTCTCCCCCTATTTAAAAAGCCACAGGGATTGCATGTGGGTCTATTTTTTTGGTGGAatgttttttttgtgtttaataCCTTGCATTTAACTTGCCTACCACTCTAAATGATTAAGCATGTTAGTAAACATGATATTAAGTTATGCATTTAATTTTATCTGGAATTTAATAAACCATGGGTTGTTTTGCCTTTGACATTCCAGGCTTCATTTAGCATTTTTTTTTAGCTCTGTTCATTACGAAGATGTTTTTCTCCTGAATCATCTCCACCTATGCTTGTTGATAAGCATCTTTCCCTGTTACCTATGcccgtattatattgttgccaccAAAATGTTCATGAGTGAGTCATAACCGACCATTATGCAGGTGTGGCCACATGTGTTGCTGTATGAACTGCTCTTCTCACGTAACAAACTGTCCACTCTGCCGACGAAGAATAGACCAAGCTGTCAGAACATTCCGTCACTGATGGCACTACATGGTGCAAGATCCTGCGCCTGATAACACCAGGTGAACCACATCTTTCAAAACCACCTGATACTTCAAGTTCTGATTGCCGTGGCTGCCAGTGTGTGCCGATATCTGGAACGCGGAACTGAGCTGGAGCTTGTGAATTGGAGTTTTGCTTCACTGTCGAAACTTCACGGTTGACGCGGTGCCAGTTGCTGATCTTCCTTGTACTTTACAGTTGTGTACAGAGTGTTCTTGTGTAGCGCCTTGTTTCTAACAGCGCTCTGATTGACAGCATggatgcttagtagtagtatttaCTGGTGGATCGATTGATTCTATCCAACGGAAATGCTATGTTGTTTGACATTGTAAAGGATAATCATTTCTTCTGATATATATTGGACACCGTCTGTTTTGATGTTCTTGTGTGCTCGCTGCTCGTTTGATTTTGTCTAGCCACATAAGAAGAAAATATGTAAAAATGTCGGTGCTTTCTCAAGCTTGCTTTCTTGTATGCATAAACTCGGTACTGTTATCAACGGTCAAGATTCTTGACAACTCTTTTTTTTGATGAGAAGGATTAGGGCAAATCCAACGGTGCCTCTCGAGTATCTCTCCTGTATCGCATATGGAGACGCTTGTAAAAGGATTTTCCCTTGAATTTTCTTCAACTCCAGCAGCTCTCCTTCAACATTGTGCCATGGTTAAGATCGAATTAGATTGAGCGTTCAAAAGAGTTCGCTGTGGCTACAGGCTTACAGGCTTTGGTGCATCAGGGATTGGGATTACCACCATTGCCAAACAACCTCACGGGCAAATCCTAATCCAAAGCCCATACCCTCACACACCGCGTGGCGACGTGGATGAGGACATGAGGTACATCGGGAATAGCCGGTCTGTAGAGTGAAGACTCCCAGTCCCAGCTGCGCGTGTAACCCTAGTCCGGTACTCCTCCCCCCTCCCCTGCCCTGGATTCCCAATCCCAATCCCAtctgcccccgccgccccgcccccgcccccgccgtctcTCCGAGCCACCGCCTGCTCCGCCGCCCGTCAGGTATCACCCCCGTCCCCTCCCTCACTCCTCAGACAGACNNNNNNNNNNNNNNNNNNNNNNNNNNNNNNNNNNNNNNNNNNNNNNNNNNNNNNNNNNNNNNNNNNNNNNNNNNNNNNNNNNNNNNNNNNNNNNNNNNNNNNNNNNNNNNNNNNNNNNNNNNNNNNNNNNNNNNNNNNNNNNNNNNNNNNNNNNNNNNNNNNNNNNNNNNNNNNNNNNNNNNNNNNNNNNNNNNNNNNNNNNNNNNNNNNNNNNNNNNNNNNNNNNNNNNNNNNNNNNNNNNNNNNNNNNNNNNNNNNNNNNNNNNNNNNNNNNNNNNNNNNNNNNNNNNNNNNNNNNNNNNNNNNNNNNNNNNNNNNNNNNNNNNNNNNNNNNNNNNNNNNNNNNNNNNNNNNNNNNNNNNNNNNNNNNNNNNNNNNNNNNNNNNNNNNNNNNNNNNNNNNNNNNNNNNNNNNNNNNNNNNNNNNNNNNNNNNNNNNNNNNNNNNNNNNNNNNNNNNNNNNNNNNNNNNNNNNNNNNNNNNNNNNNNNNNNNNNNNNNNNNNNNNNNNNNNNNNNNNNNNNNNNNNNNAGACGACGGCGTCTGAAACACTATAACACTTTCTTCCGCCGCGGGTTCGTACCGATCTCTTCCGCGTCCTGCTTCAGATTACCTCTCCGGTCTCCGCTCGCACCCTAGAGCTCGCCGTCACATCTCATCTCATTGCGGCGCGCAATCCGTCCTCCACCTACGGGTCTGCATCCACTTCGCAGCACTCAGTGATTGCACATTGCTCTGCTCTGCTGTGTGACTAGCGATCCACGTTTGTTTCCACAAGTTCATCACTCTGCTGCACATCAATCAGTCAAATTAAGTTTCTCGTCTTTCATGTATGTTGTAGTGATGGATCAGGGCGAGGGCTCCGCTAGGATCGTGCGAGGCAGAGGCAGGAACAAGAGGAAGTGGACAATGGACGAGGACGAGGAGCTGGTCAGGGCCCTCTGCAAGGTGTCCACCGACCCCAGGTTCAGGGCCGAAGGAGGGGGCTTCAAGAACTGCTACACCCAGGGGATAGAGAGCCTGCTCGCGCAGCGGCTGCCCGGCCGCGGCATAAAAGCCAGCCCTCACATCGACTCCCGGCTCAAGGTGCTCAAGCGCAAGTTCCACGCGATCAAGGAGATGCTCGCGTCGCCGGGGTTCTCCTGGGACGGCTCCAGGAAGGTCTTCCGGTGCGAGAAGCAGCGATACGACGAGTACTGCAAAGTGAGCCGGTTTTAGTTGGTGTTGTTGGCATTGTGAGTCTTTCTTTTGTGATGTGTCTTTGTAGTTTGCACTGACTTGTTTCGCCTCTGCAGGATAATCCTAGAGCCAGGGGGATGTACGGTGTTCCATTTCCGCATTTCGATGTATTTGATGCGGTGTATGGCAAGGATAGAGCCGCTAGGGAAGTGGTGGAAGTGTCCGAGGAAGTAACCGCCGACATGGAGAATGGGAATACGAGTGAAGCGGAGGAAGATCGGACGTCCAATGGACCGTCCGGCCGATCCTTGGATGCTACATCAACCTATAAAAAACAGGAGAGATGTAAGAATGGCGGTAAAAGGAAGAGGACTGAATCGAATTGCCTGTCTCCAGACACGTTGAAGGATGTGCGTGGTCACTATCAACGCGCCAGCCAGCATGTCGACACGATGGCAGAAGCGATGGAGCTGTTCAAGGATGTGCACCGTCACTTCCAGAGTGTTGTTCAGCATGCCGGTGCAATGGCAGCGGCAATGGAGGCGTTCAAGGATGCACACGATCAGTTTCAGAGTGTTGTTCAGAATGTGAGCACCGCCGCAACAGCCATGGAGCAGTTCAAGGATGCACATGATCAGTTTCGAAGTATCACCCAGAATGGCAGCGCAACTGAAGCAGTTATTGAGCCTCATGCTGATCTGCGAGAAAGATTGTCGCCTGAGGTGCCCCAACAGGATGCCAGGGTAAGAGCCATTGCCGAGATGCAAAAGCTTGGGTTTACCGGAAGCGAAGTGGTCAGCGCTGCGAGTGTTTTCACAAAGGAACCGGACCAAATGGGCATGTTTTTAGCACTCCCCGAAATCTACAGGAGGGAGTACATACTCAAGATGCTCAATGGTATGTTTACTGATCCTCGAATCTTGTATGGGCGCATTGCACTTCATTATAAGAAATGTTTAAGGCTTGGTTATTCTGAATGTCCGTGTCCAACATTGGCATTTTGGATACAACAAAGCAGAACCTGTAGCCTACATTCCTATGAATTAGACAATTAGTATATCGATTTTGGAAATATATGAGCTATTAGCTTTTGTTCTAGGCCTGCATATTTATTCATGTTTGTCAATGAACATTCCTTGTACTAGTATTTAAGGACAATTATCAATCTCTGTACAAGCTCATGCCGTGGAACTGCTGAACAACTACCATAAGCAACATTCGTGCTAGTTTCTACTATGACGGTATCTGTGTATGTGTATGCTATCAGCAAGAACACACTCTGTCTTGCTTGTTCTTAAGCGTAGATAGCATCGTCACCCGCTTGCACGGATTTAAAACGCGCCATCTGATAACTCTGTGCTTGTCTAGAAGGGGTTAAATGGCATGTGTCTGTTTGTCAAGACTCTCATTCTGTGCATAGGGTTTTTCCTCGTTTTGTTTATATTTTCTGCCAATCTTATTGTCCAGACATAACATAATCAAATGATCTGAAATGTTATGCTTTGTCCAGTGAAGCTGATTCATGTCTCATCCCCTTCTTCAGGTGGGCAATCTCTCCATTTTTAGCTTAAAGCGATATGGGAGGAGAGAAGCTCTAGAAGTTCTAATTCAGCCTAGTTGCAGCAATGGCAGTTGAAATTTTGGTACTAGTACATTTGTAAATGGTTATATATCTAGCGTCCCTCTGAAGTGTTCTAATGCGCTGTGTTAGTGAGAGTAGCCTTGGCATTCCTTTCCTTGCACCGGACTCGGTGGAAAATTGTACGGCCAAAGGGTAATGGGCAACCTGTCCGATTCCAACAGCATTCCGAACGACTCTGACGTCACATTCTGAGCAAAACAACAGCCACCTAAAACTGTGGTTCGTCAGACACGTAGCGAGGAAATGGAATGGTTTACAATGGAGCCCAAGAAAATTACTCTCTCTTTCTAAAAAGAACTGTTCAGTATCCTGATGTTTTTCTTTTAGGAAGTCATACTGGTAGCTTGAGCTAATTGTGTCACTTGCTTTGTCAAGAAAGTTCACACAATGCCGCTAGAAAACAACAAAGCCTTGCAATATATAAGCTCGATGATCTCAAGTTACTCAATATATTTTGAGATGCAACTAATCAGGATTTCAACCTCAAACTGTGTAGGAACTTGCTAAATACCATACAAACAAACTGGTGAATTCACACAGGCAAGAAATTATGTCATGAATGCGCGCATGGAGAGCACAAAAGGCATCAGTTGAAAGGAAACCGTAGAAAAAAAAACGTCGCAATTAACTGAAAGGATAATGATGCCGATGTTATAGAATCATCATTGCCAGTTTAACATCAATTTGCTGACATCAAATATCCACAAATACCAACAAAAGGGAACTGGAAATGAACTGAGTCTTTCTCTGACAATATTATTTGCATACGAAGAAGACGTCATAGCTTGGACGGTATCCCTGCCATGCCGCCGCGTACTGAGATACTAGCAAAACCCACAGAATTTCACTCCTTTTTCCCAATCCCGTTAGACATGTTGTAGATCCCACGACCCTGTTTGTTAGCCACGATACATGTCAATGACTGAGCGGACGCAATATCAAAGAGCACAAGTAACCAAGGCATCAGATGAGATTTTCAACTTACAATCATGAACAAGCTGGTGCCAGCAAGCGCAAGGGGAATGGCAACTGAGGTGACCACATCATAGCGGCCTTTAAGGTGGATATGCTTGCTCAGCTTCTGGAAATACTGCTGCTTCTGAACGAGCTTCTTGCGTGGGTAAAATGGTGCTTCTTCTAGCGTCATCCTGCATACAAAAACTACTCTTTCAATCCTAACCCTTAGATGGAAGAGCAATTGCCATAGATAGTTCTAGTATAATAATTGCTTTACGCTGTGAACATCTCAAGATTCAGAAACAACGACCTTTGAGTTCATGAAACGTTTTAACTCCTATGCAGGTTTCTAACAGTTAATCAGTCACTCTCACAACCAGCTACCAAAATGGGGAATGATTACTTAATGTACAATCCACTACGTTACTTCATCAGTTCATCTACCAGGCATTTTTAAATCCAACGATTCTTTCTGAGCAACTCAACGTATTTGAATTTAGCACATTAACACAACATTTCAATGATCAGCAAATTCAAATATTGTGTATCTTCTACCAGTAACATGGCACTTTCTAGGCTATCATTGATCGTGACCAGTACCTCCCGCATACCAGCGAATCAGGAACCCAAAAAATTCATGTGCGTTCACCACGTTACAGCAGATCTAATAATAAACCAAAGAGATATCGATGAACTCGCACAGCATTACTAACCTAGCAACAACATAATGCTTCCAAAGAAAGGAATTTCAAACAGATAACCCAATCTCAACCTAGGCTAAACAAACGCCAGTAGACCACATCGGACCGAGACCCAGGCCCGAGGAGACAACCACCCATCCTAAAGCGCAAGAGCATACTCATCGAAATGTCCGCGCCGCCAGGCGAATCTCCCGGGCCAGTAAAACGCATCGAGGAGGTCACCGGCGCGTCGCGGACCAACGACTAGACCCCCCACGCATACTCGTGAATCTAAGAAATCGCACGAACGCGTACGACGGCTCGTTCGCCTGACGTCGCGTCGAGGACGCGGGCCCCCTCGTCCCCTCGTGCTGGGTTACGAGAGATCGTGGGGAGATCGGGGTAGGAGGGGAGAAGGGAGATCGCCGCTTACCTGGCTGGCTGGGGCGCGCGGGGGACGGGAAGCGacggggaggccggcggcggcgggtggatctGGAGGCTGGGGATTGGGGGTAGCGTTGTGACCTCGAAGGGACGAGGAAGGGAAGGGAAGAAGGGGTCGAGCGGGTGCCGGGGGTTGTTGGGTCAGTTGGGCCTCTTCGTCGGCCCATCAAAGGGCCTGGGAATTTATGGTGGGTCGTAAAGAATGCAtggagtttttcttttctttttaaagaatgCAAGGAatttttgctttcttttctttcctttttcaagacAAATACTTATATTTCAATGCTTAACCTTGGGGATTACAATCGTTTTCATACAGAAAATCAATCTCATGGGGGCCTGCTCTCAGCCACACATCAATTCGCATGTTATGGTGACCTAAATCGAGCAAGACAGTGGGTAACACTGTTACCAGCAATGACACGCTATACcaatgtaatactccctccgtcccataatataagaacgtttttgccACTACACTAGTgacaaaaacattcttatattatgggtcggAGGGAGTAGTTGTCTATCTTGCTGAAGAAGACTCTTTATCTCGCCGACGATGGAGGCATTCGGGGATAGATTCGCATCCAGCTTCTTGATCATATTAGCAGCCACCTCGGAGTCGGTTTCGACAATTAATGGTTTTGTGCTCGAGTCGTAGTCCAAGGCAATACATGCATCCAACTCTACCTCTAGCAGGCTTTTGCAAGTGTGCATGTGACAACCATTATCGTATGTGACCACTATTTGTTTCTTGCCCCATTTATCCTATGTGACCACCATTTTCCCTCGACCAATATTCCCGGTGGGGTTCCGTTGTATGCACAAGAGGGACTCGATGTCACTGCATAAAATTTGGTTGGAGGATTCCACAGTCGGCGGTTGCTTGTGATGGTCGATCTCATTTCTCACATGTTGTATCCTCCAGAGCGTCATTGGCAAAGggagacgctcttgttcatcgcaGTTGTCCATCAGGTGGACCAACCAGTCTGCCCCAATGTTGATAACGTCTTTGACATTTGTCATATGAAATTCTTTCCTCATAGCTCGCCATAGTTGGACAGCTAGAGGGCATATACAAAAAGCATAGAGTGTACCCTCTTGGATCATTTCACATAGTAAGCACTAGATCTTGCAA
The window above is part of the Triticum aestivum cultivar Chinese Spring chromosome 2A, IWGSC CS RefSeq v2.1, whole genome shotgun sequence genome. Proteins encoded here:
- the LOC123187711 gene encoding uncharacterized protein yields the protein MDQGEGSARIVRGRGRNKRKWTMDEDEELVRALCKVSTDPRFRAEGGGFKNCYTQGIESLLAQRLPGRGIKASPHIDSRLKVLKRKFHAIKEMLASPGFSWDGSRKVFRCEKQRYDEYCKDNPRARGMYGVPFPHFDVFDAVYGKDRAAREVVEVSEEVTADMENGNTSEAEEDRTSNGPSGRSLDATSTYKKQERCKNGGKRKRTESNCLSPDTLKDVRGHYQRASQHVDTMAEAMELFKDVHRHFQSVVQHAGAMAAAMEAFKDAHDQFQSVVQNVSTAATAMEQFKDAHDQFRSITQNGSATEAVIEPHADLRERLSPEVPQQDARVRAIAEMQKLGFTGSEVVSAASVFTKEPDQMGMFLALPEIYRREYILKMLNGGQSLHF
- the LOC123187713 gene encoding uncharacterized protein; translated protein: MTLEEAPFYPRKKLVQKQQYFQKLSKHIHLKGRYDVVTSVAIPLALAGTSLFMIGRGIYNMSNGIGKKE